A genomic window from Bradyrhizobium lupini includes:
- a CDS encoding thioesterase family protein — protein sequence MPPIYRVDGDSVVTSPDAAGPWDRRMQHGSAPAALVTWAAERIPTPVAMDIARVTIDLMRPVPVAPLTIATEILREGRKIQLCGVKLLADGVQVVGATVLKIKRHALTLPEHVKALPVTLPSPEDSLLEDGHAATSPFVRSVSMRAARGRFGQAGAGAIWFRVDHPLIAGEPLSQAMRAVVAADFSNGTASSLDFRAWTYINADLTVSFARQPVGEWILLDGDSWIGPDGAGLAMSRLADRQGYFGRAVQSLVIEKR from the coding sequence ATGCCCCCCATCTACCGCGTCGACGGCGACAGCGTCGTCACCAGCCCGGATGCCGCGGGCCCGTGGGACCGGCGTATGCAGCACGGTTCGGCGCCGGCCGCGCTGGTGACGTGGGCGGCTGAGCGCATTCCGACGCCAGTTGCAATGGACATCGCGCGCGTCACCATCGACCTGATGCGCCCGGTGCCGGTGGCACCACTCACGATCGCGACCGAGATCTTGCGCGAGGGCCGCAAGATCCAGCTCTGCGGAGTCAAGCTGCTCGCCGACGGCGTCCAGGTGGTCGGCGCCACCGTGCTCAAGATCAAGCGCCATGCACTGACGCTGCCCGAGCACGTCAAGGCGCTGCCGGTTACGCTGCCGTCGCCGGAGGACTCGCTGCTCGAGGACGGTCATGCCGCTACCAGCCCGTTCGTACGTTCAGTCTCGATGCGCGCTGCGCGCGGCCGCTTCGGGCAAGCCGGCGCCGGCGCGATCTGGTTTCGCGTCGACCATCCCCTGATCGCGGGCGAACCGCTCTCCCAGGCGATGCGCGCCGTGGTCGCGGCCGATTTTTCCAACGGCACCGCCTCGTCGCTCGATTTCCGCGCCTGGACCTACATCAACGCTGACCTCACCGTGAGCTTTGCGCGCCAGCCGGTCGGCGAATGGATCCTGCTCGACGGTGATTCCTGGATCGGCCCCGATGGTGCCGGGCTTGCGATGTCGCGGCTCGCCGACCGGCAGGGCTATTTCGGCCGAGCCGTGCAAAGCCTGGTGATCGAGAAGCGGTGA
- a CDS encoding aspartate ammonia-lyase yields MSRTEQDFLGQREIADDIYYGVQTIRGKENFHITGIPMNQEPYFVKALGYVKKAAAMANRDLGAVDTKVAEAIIVGCDRVIAGDMMDQFVTDFIQGGAGTSTNMNANEVIANLALESLGFAKGDYQHVSPNDHVNYGQSTNDTYPTAFRLALILRLESYMTALRQLQEAFFAKGREFERVLKMGRTHLQDAVPMSLGAEFRGWGTTMGEEVDRISEARALLREINLGATAIGTSVTAAHGYPKLAVRHLSALTGVDFILAGDLVEATSDTGAYVQLSGVLKRTASKLTKICNDIRLLASGPRAGFNEINLPQLQPGSSIMPGKVNPVIPEVVNQTSFLVIGLDTTVTLAASAGQLQLNVMEPVISFALFFSIRTMERAVNSLRENCVVGITANEEHTRNMVLNSLGIVTVLKPLLGYKDCAEIAREGYKSGKSLHQIVVVERKLLTQEKWDEMFSFERLINPDLLA; encoded by the coding sequence ATGAGCCGCACGGAGCAGGACTTCCTCGGACAGCGTGAGATCGCCGACGACATCTATTACGGCGTCCAGACCATCCGCGGGAAGGAGAACTTCCACATCACCGGCATTCCGATGAACCAGGAGCCTTACTTCGTGAAGGCGCTTGGTTACGTCAAGAAGGCCGCCGCCATGGCCAACCGCGATCTCGGCGCGGTGGACACCAAAGTCGCGGAAGCCATCATCGTGGGCTGCGATCGCGTCATCGCCGGCGATATGATGGACCAGTTCGTCACCGACTTCATCCAGGGCGGGGCCGGCACCTCCACCAACATGAACGCCAACGAGGTGATCGCCAATCTCGCGCTGGAATCGCTCGGCTTTGCCAAGGGCGACTACCAGCACGTCAGCCCCAACGATCACGTCAATTACGGCCAGTCCACCAACGACACCTATCCGACCGCCTTTCGGCTGGCGCTGATCCTGCGGCTCGAGAGCTACATGACGGCGCTGCGTCAGCTCCAGGAGGCGTTCTTCGCCAAGGGCAGGGAGTTCGAGCGCGTGCTGAAGATGGGCCGCACCCATTTGCAGGACGCGGTGCCGATGTCGCTCGGCGCCGAATTCCGCGGCTGGGGCACCACCATGGGCGAGGAGGTCGATCGAATCTCCGAGGCCCGCGCGCTGCTGCGCGAGATCAATCTCGGCGCCACCGCGATCGGCACCTCCGTCACCGCGGCGCACGGCTATCCCAAGCTCGCGGTCCGGCATCTGAGCGCGCTCACCGGCGTCGACTTCATCCTAGCAGGCGATCTCGTGGAGGCGACGTCGGATACAGGCGCCTATGTGCAACTCTCCGGCGTGCTCAAGCGCACCGCGAGCAAGCTGACCAAGATCTGCAACGACATCCGCCTGCTCGCCTCGGGCCCGCGTGCCGGCTTCAACGAGATCAACCTGCCGCAGCTTCAGCCGGGCTCCTCGATCATGCCCGGCAAGGTCAATCCTGTCATCCCCGAGGTCGTCAACCAGACCAGCTTCCTCGTGATCGGGCTCGACACCACCGTGACGCTCGCGGCGTCCGCGGGTCAGCTCCAGCTCAATGTGATGGAGCCGGTGATCTCGTTCGCGCTGTTCTTCTCGATCCGCACCATGGAGCGCGCGGTCAACAGCCTGCGTGAGAATTGCGTCGTCGGCATCACTGCCAACGAGGAGCACACCCGCAACATGGTGCTGAATTCGCTCGGTATCGTCACGGTGCTGAAGCCGCTGCTCGGCTACAAGGACTGCGCCGAGATCGCGCGCGAGGGCTACAAGAGCGGCAAGTCGCTGCATCAGATCGTCGTCGTCGAGCGCAAGCTGCTGACCCAGGAGAAATGGGACGAGATGTTCTCGTTCGAGCGGCTGATCAATCCGGATTTGCTTGCGTGA
- a CDS encoding nitronate monooxygenase family protein gives MSMPALFKGRLSIPVIGSPLFIISVPDLVIAQCKAGVVGSFPSLNARPPELLDEWLARITEELAAYDRAHPDKPSAPFAVNQIVHKSNNRLDHDMQLCAKYKVPMIISSLGAREELNQAVHGWGGIVFHDVINQKFAHKAIEKGADGLILVAAGAGGHAGTISPLAFVAETRKWFDGPIALSGAIGNGKAIRAARILGADFAYIGSAFIATKEANAVEKYKEMIAGATADDIIYSNLFTGVHGNYLKPSILAAGMDPENLPTSDPSKMNFGTDASGERAKPKAWKEIWGSGQGVGSIDGIVPAAEMIARFKKEYDEAVDPPL, from the coding sequence ATGTCCATGCCTGCCTTGTTCAAGGGACGCCTGTCGATCCCCGTGATCGGTTCGCCGCTCTTCATCATCTCGGTGCCCGATCTCGTGATCGCGCAGTGCAAGGCGGGCGTGGTCGGCTCGTTTCCGTCGCTGAACGCGCGGCCGCCGGAGCTGCTTGACGAGTGGCTGGCGCGCATCACCGAAGAGCTCGCGGCCTATGATCGCGCGCATCCCGACAAGCCGTCGGCGCCGTTTGCGGTCAACCAGATCGTGCACAAGTCAAACAACCGGCTCGACCACGACATGCAGCTCTGCGCTAAGTACAAGGTGCCGATGATTATCTCGTCGCTCGGCGCGCGCGAGGAGCTCAATCAGGCCGTGCACGGCTGGGGCGGCATCGTTTTCCACGATGTGATCAACCAGAAGTTTGCGCACAAGGCGATCGAGAAGGGCGCCGACGGCCTGATCCTGGTCGCGGCGGGCGCCGGCGGCCATGCCGGCACGATCTCGCCATTGGCGTTCGTTGCCGAGACACGAAAATGGTTCGACGGCCCGATCGCGCTGTCCGGCGCGATCGGCAACGGCAAGGCGATCCGCGCCGCGCGCATTCTCGGCGCCGACTTTGCCTATATCGGCTCGGCCTTCATCGCCACCAAGGAAGCCAATGCCGTCGAGAAGTACAAGGAGATGATCGCCGGCGCGACGGCCGACGACATTATCTATTCCAACCTGTTCACCGGCGTGCACGGCAACTATCTGAAGCCGTCGATTCTCGCCGCCGGCATGGATCCGGAAAACCTGCCGACGTCCGATCCTTCCAAGATGAACTTCGGCACCGACGCCTCCGGCGAGCGCGCCAAGCCAAAAGCCTGGAAGGAAATCTGGGGTTCAGGCCAGGGCGTCGGCAGCATCGACGGCATCGTGCCAGCCGCCGAAATGATCGCGCGCTTCAAGAAGGAATACGACGAGGCGGTCGATCCGCCGTTGTGA